One window of the Puntigrus tetrazona isolate hp1 chromosome 13, ASM1883169v1, whole genome shotgun sequence genome contains the following:
- the LOC122356174 gene encoding LOW QUALITY PROTEIN: DNA-directed RNA polymerases I and III subunit RPAC1-like (The sequence of the model RefSeq protein was modified relative to this genomic sequence to represent the inferred CDS: deleted 1 base in 1 codon), with amino-acid sequence MITKMAAPMSNVDEIRDRVILGEFGVKNVHTTDYPGNYPGYDDTWDLEKFKKNFRIDVNHSDENMLEFDMVGIDAAIANAFRRILLAEVPTMAIEKVFIYNNTSIIQDEILAHRLGLVPIKADPRLFEYRNPEDQEGTEIDTIQLQLKVKCTRNPRAPKDSSDPKELYLNHMVYSGDIKWLPIGNQADVFADAKIGPVHGDILLAQLRPGQELDIVMHCIKGVGKDHAKFSPVATASYRLLPEITLLQPIEGEQAERLKSCFSPGVIEIQNVTGRKVAKVANSRLDTCSREVLRHDDLKNLVKLGRVRDHFIFSVESTGILPADVLVTEAINVLISKCQKFLTELEAAEMN; translated from the exons ATGATAACAAAGATGGCGGCGCCTATGAGCAACGTGGATGAAATTCGTGATAGAGTAATATTGGGTGAATTTGGCgtaaaaaat GTCCATACTACAGATTATCCAGGAAATTATCCCGGGTACGATGACACATGGGATTTGGAAAAGTTCAAAAAG AATTTCCGGATCGATGTAAATCATTCGGATGAGAACATGTTGGAGTTTGATATGGTCGGAATAGACGCTGCCATCGCCAATGCTTTTCGCCGCATATTACTGGCCGAG GTCCCGACAATGGCCATCGAAAAAGTCTTCATTTACAATAACACATCAATCATTCAGGATGAGATTCTAGCTCATAGACTTGGTCTTGTGCCCATTAAAGCAGATCCTCGTCTT TTTGAGTACAGGAATCCGG AGGATCAGGAAGGCACCGAAATTGACACAATTCAACTTCAGCTGAAAGTAAAATGCACCAGGAATCCCAGAGCCCCTAAAGACTCTTCAGATCCCAAGGAGTTATATCTCAATCACATGG TCTACTCAGGTGACATAAAATGGCTCCCAATTGGAAACCAAGCCGATGTGTTTGCAGATGCCAAGATTGGTCCTGTGCATGGGGACATTCTCCTGGCACAACTTCGACCAGGCCAGGAACTTGATATAGTCATGCACTGTATCAAAGGAGTAG GCAAGGATCATGCCAAGTTTTCTCCTGTGGCCACTGCAAGCTACAGACTTCTTCCTGAAATCACATTATTACAGCCCATTGAGGGAGAACAGGCAGAGAGGTTAAAGAGCTGCTTCTCACCGGGAGTTATCGAGATACAGAATGTGACCG GAAGGAAGGTGGCTAAAGTTGCCAACAGCCGTTTAGACACATGCAGCAGAGAAGTTCTTCGGCATGATGACTTGAAGAACTTGGTGAAACTGGGCAGAGTGCGGGATCATTTCATAT TCTCAGTCGAGTCCACTGGGATCCTCCCCGCTGATGTCCTGGTTACTGAGGCCATTAATGTCCTCATCTCTAAGTGCCAGAAGTTTCTCACAGAGCTTGAAGCGGCAGAAATGAACTAG
- the LOC122356201 gene encoding LOW QUALITY PROTEIN: polycomb group RING finger protein 6-like (The sequence of the model RefSeq protein was modified relative to this genomic sequence to represent the inferred CDS: inserted 1 base in 1 codon): MDGTARRLVEEGSTRGSSRADASLSGEDERRDTGHHPRPHETHPDDERTLPLREFYPYIRCALCNGFFIDATTITECLHTFCKSCIVKHFFYSNRCPNCSIVVHQTQPLYSIRPDRQLQDIVFKMVPYLEEDERSRIHAFYKQRGLDIPRPVASPASYPVKLPXRLKKDMLPRSVFTIPSELDVSLMLEFVGAEKGIENYKPLERKYVRVSGEATVRHVELFIRRKMELNQNCKVDVVCGEHLLEQCQSLREVCDTMGENALQDGMLVLHFGLVLPAQ; the protein is encoded by the exons ATGGACGGAACTGCGCGCAGACTTGTGGAGGAGGGATCCACGCGTGGGTCCTCTCGGGCAGACGCTTCCCTCAGCGGAGAGGATGAGCGCCGTGACACCGGCCACCACCCGAGACCTCACGAAACGCATCCCGACGACGAG CGCACCTTGCCTCTTAGGGAATTTTATCCCTATATTCGCTGTGCCCTCTGCAATGGATTTTTCATTGATGCCACCACCATCACAGAGTGTCTTCACACTT TTTGCAAGAGCTGCATTGTCAAGCACTTTTTCTACAGCAACAGGTGTCCTAACTGCTCCATTGTTGTGCACCAGACACAGCCACTGTACAGTATCAG aCCCGACAGGCAATTACAAGACATTGTTTTCAAGATGGTTCCATATTTGGAAGAAG ATGAAAGGTCACgaatacatgcattttataaacAGAGAGGGCTTGACATTCCTAGACCAG tggCATCTCCAGCTTCATACCCAGTGAAGCTTC AGAGACTGAAGAAAGACATGCTGCCTCGGTCTGTTTTTACTATTCCCTCAGAGTTAGATGTGTCTCTGATGTTGGAGTTTGTGGG AGCTGAAAAGGGTATTGAGAACTATAAG CCCCTTGAGAGGAAGTATGTGCGTGTGTCAGGGGAAGCCACTGTCCGTCACGTGGAGCTTTTTATCAGGAGGAAGATGGAACTGAATCAAAACTGCAAG GTTGATGTTGTGTGTGGAGAGCATCTTCTTGAACAATGCCAGTCTTTGAGAGAAGTTTGTGACACCATGGGGGAAAATGCACTGCAG